atattttgagtgacacattttaaatacagtaactaaaaatatggatatgaaggtaggtgtatttgaAGATGTAGgtgaagttttgaatttgaattgccacatattaaaacgtattgtgtattttttaatttgtttaatattgacaaacgttgcttgttgtaactttcatgcaaataaagattttttattggtgttgtttttattttttcatgtcTTGcaacaaacagtagccaacgcagaagccatatgaaggtaggagcatttttttgcgttttattttgtgatgtgttgaatttaatagcttgtgtgccatatattataccgtattgtgtttcctttattctgtataatatttattaatgtcgcttgttgtaactttccgacaaattaattttttttgttagttgtgtttttaatttattttttaggttttgctacaaatggtagcagatgcagtataaaggtaagagcatttatttaacgccaagtgaaaaaactttgatttttgtgtactattttttcttttcacaaaccaataattcttttattcccttcattttcaaataatcattgtttacctcatccttatatccttttttcctggcaagaatgctctaaacctccacgtggttcttgctggacaaattagttattaatttgactaattagagcaatccttaaataggaatttttttaacgcaGTTTGCAAAATcgagaaattttataaaaattaaaaaaaatcgttaaggtcccaaggagtgtttgtccgaacatgatttttttacagtcgaaggccctatcgGAGGGTgtaatctcctgcaaaaataaagaaaattgcggAAAATAAAGggagtgaaaaaaataaagtttgcgaaatcgggaaatcttaaagaatctttaaaaattcaataaggTTCCAAGGAGTATTTGTCcgaatatgatttttttacagtcgaaggccctatctTAGGGCgtaatctcctgcaaaaataaagaaaattgcggAATATAAAGGTGGGGGGAAAAAATCAGTTGAATAAGAAGTATTTTAATAGTGTGCCGAAATTACAATCCACCGATTATCGAAAACAGCGAAAATATTGGAGCCAGCTAACTAAAAACGGGTGTTACTTCACGAATTCacttagttaaaaataatcaataaaaacTCTGTTTTAAACTTATCGTGTTTTATTTCCAAgctaaacataaaaatagtACGGCTTTACAAATCATTCCAGTTTATCAATATTTGTAAATCTGGTTATCCAGATTTTCATTCAGGACTTGTTGGTCAATCCAGGCAACAAACTGGGCCACACTGACATAAACTCCAGGACTGTCCGTAGTCCCACAAACAAGCCCCCAGGACACAATCCCAAACTGTTCATACCTCTCCTCTTCACCTTGCACCCCACACACCAGGGGACTTCCCCCATCGCCCTTACACGTGTCCTTCTCCTTCCCTCCAGCGCACATGAAACTCGAATGTAACCGAAACAAGGGACCCAAATGCGCCCTCTGCAGGGCCGTCTCACACCTACTATTCGGCACAATCGGGAACACGGCCTTATTCAAAACCGTCTGATGCTTCCCACTTTTATGTGTCTTCCCCCAACCACTAACAACACACTCCTCTTGCAAAGGCTCCGAATTGTGCGGCGGCAAACACACAACGCCCACATTTTCCGACAGTTGGAAATCCCGGTCGAGAATAATCAAGGCGATGTCGTTGATGAGGGAATTAGGATCGTATCCAGGATGGATTATGATCTTTTTGGCTAAACGGTCCTGGTGTTTTAAGGGCTCCTTGCGACTGTTCCAATCCCATTCGCCTGCTCGTACTTTGTAAAAACCGTTCGAGTGGACGCAATGAGCGGCAGTTAGTGCCACTTTGGGGTGAATCAAAGAGGCTCCACAGCGATAAGTCCTGCCGGACAGGACGCCCAACATCCAAGGAAACTCGCCAAAATTTGCAGAGTTTTCAGGACCCAAAATGCGGTTTCGTATCGTTCCCTCGAAAATCACGATTTCGCTTTTTCTCAAGCCGCACTTTATCGTGCAACAGACGTCGAAGTAGCTCTCGCAACCGCtcctaaaaa
The sequence above is a segment of the Tribolium castaneum strain GA2 chromosome 9, icTriCast1.1, whole genome shotgun sequence genome. Coding sequences within it:
- the LOC658759 gene encoding phenoloxidase-activating factor 2, with the translated sequence MALLTLSLIILSIGSCLSANCICVPFWKCNDENFSTEDLDLVGFRSGCESYFDVCCTIKCGLRKSEIVIFEGTIRNRILGPENSANFGEFPWMLGVLSGRTYRCGASLIHPKVALTAAHCVHSNGFYKVRAGEWDWNSRKEPLKHQDRLAKKIIIHPGYDPNSLINDIALIILDRDFQLSENVGVVCLPPHNSEPLQEECVVSGWGKTHKSGKHQTVLNKAVFPIVPNSRCETALQRAHLGPLFRLHSSFMCAGGKEKDTCKGDGGSPLVCGVQGEEERYEQFGIVSWGLVCGTTDSPGVYVSVAQFVAWIDQQVLNENLDNQIYKY